One part of the Glycine max cultivar Williams 82 chromosome 14, Glycine_max_v4.0, whole genome shotgun sequence genome encodes these proteins:
- the LOC121173432 gene encoding uncharacterized protein — protein sequence MANGGFPFQMSMLTKNNYDNWNIKMKALLGAQDVWDIVENGFEEQDEASLSQGVKETLKESRKRDKKALFLIYQSVDEDTFEKISNAATTKEAWDKLQTCNKGVEQVKKIRLQTLRGDFERLFMEESESISDYFSRVLAVVNQLKRNGEDVDEVKVMEKILRTLNPSFDFIVINIEENKDLKTMTIEQLMGSLQAYEEKQKRKIKQKEATEQLLQLNVKEANYANYKSQRGRGRGQDRGRGRGHGGEGRGGYNNHSNKFNNGERSWNP from the coding sequence ATGGCGAATGGAggttttccttttcaaatgtcGATGCTCACAAAGAACAACTATGATAATTGGAATATCAAGATGAAGGCGCTACTAGGAGCTCAAGATGTGTGGGATATCGTAGAGAATGGCTTCGAGGAGCAAGATGAAGCCTCGCTAAGCCAAGGTGTAAAGGAGACGTTGAAGGAGtcaagaaagagagacaagaAAGCTCTCTTTCTCATTTATCAATCGGTGGATGAAGATACATTTGAGAAGATATCCAACGCAGCGACGACCAAAGAAGCATGGGATAAGCTTCAAACTTGCAACAAAGGAGTTGAGCAGGTAAAAAAGATTCGTCTTCAAACTCTTAGAGGTGACTTTGAGCGTTTGTTTATGGAGGAGTCCGAGTcaatttctgattatttttctCGAGTATTGGCCGTAGTcaatcaacttaaaagaaatggtGAAGATGTTGATGAGGTGAAGGTCATGGAAAAAATACTTCGAACATTAAATCCAAGTTTTGACTTCATTGTTATcaacattgaagaaaacaaggatttaAAGACCATGACTATTGAGCAACTCATGGGTTCCTTACAAGCAtacgaagaaaaacaaaagagaaaaattaaacaaaaggagGCTACGGAGCAACTACTACAACTCAACGTAAAGGAAGCAAACTATGCAAATTATAAGAGCCAAAGAGGACGAGGTCGCGGCCAAGATCGTGGACGTGGACGAGGACatggaggagaaggaagaggTGGTTACAACAACCACtccaacaaattcaacaatggagaaAGAAGTTGGAATCCATAA
- the LOC121172664 gene encoding probable aldo-keto reductase 1, protein MSSRRMGELKKLVEEDKGKYIGLSVQMAWSLWTRDIEDDTVPLCRELGIGIVPYSPLGRGFFGGKGIVENFIANSFLVQYCSNYLCEKLHNIHVEIFGCEKSEQIIAIHSSS, encoded by the exons ATGAGTTCAAGAAGG ATGGGTGAACTTAAGAAATTGGTGGAAGAGGATAAAGGGAAGTATATTGGGTTATCTGTTCAAATGGCGTGGTCCCTATGGACTCGTGACATTGAAGATGATACAGTTCCTCTTTGTAG GGAGCTTGGAATTGGAATCGTACCATACAGCCCTCTTGGCCGAGGCTTTTTTGGTGGCAAAGGAATTGTGGAAAATTTTATTGCAAATAGTTTCCTGGTACAATATTGTAGCAATTACTTGTGTGAAAAATTACACAATATCCATGTAGAAATTTTTGGATGTGAAAAATCAGAGCAGATAATAGCAATCCATTCTTCATCTTGA